The genomic interval GCCGGTGCGCGTCCTGAAGCTGAGAACGATGTACCAAGATGCGGAACAGCGCCTCGAAGCGTTGTTCCGTGACAATCCAGCCGCACAGGCCGAGTGGGCGAGTCACTTCAAGCTGAGGCAGGATCCGCGCGTCTTGCCGGTGATCGGGCATCTCCTTCGCGCGTCGAGTTTCGACGAACTCCCGCAGCTGGTGAACATCATTTCCGGGGAGATGGCGTTCGTGGGACCGCGCCCCTTTCCGGAATATCACCTTTCGGCGATGGATCGCGAATTTCGTGACAAGCGGCGGTCGGTCACACCGGGGCTGACGGGCCTTTGGCAGATATCCGAACGAAGCAATGCGGATATCGAACTGCAGCAGCAACTCGACGAGTTCTACATCGACAACCGATCCTTGTGGTTCGACTGGCACATCCTGCTCAGCACAATTCCCGCAGTCATCAAGGGCAAGGGAGCTTGTTGACGCCTTTCTCCACCCTTGCAGCCAACATCAACGACGGAGCAAACCAATGCACGGACAGAAGCGAATTATGGTTACCGGCGGCACCGGATTTCTGGGATCATTCCTGTGCGAAAGACTTTTGCGGGAGGGCAATGATGTCCTCTGCGTGGACAATTACTACACCGGTTCGCGCGACAATGTTCTGCATCTTCTTGATGATCCGCGTTTCGAGGTTCTCCGCCACGACATTACTTTCCCGCTCTATGTCGAGGTCGACGAGATCTACAACCTTGCCTGCCCGGCATCTCCCGTCCACTACCAGCACGACCCCGTGCAGACCGTGAAGACCAACGTGCATGGGGCCATCAATATGCTCGGTCTGGCCAAACGCACCAAGGCGAAGATATTCCAGGCATCCACGAGCGAGGTGTATGGCGATCCGGCAGTCCACCCTCAGCCAGAGGAATATCGAGGCAGCGTCAGTCCCATAGGGCCGCGGGCATGCTATGACGAAGGCAAGCGGTGCGCCGAGACGCTGTTCTTCGACTATCATCGTCAATATGGCGTGGAAATCCGGGTGGCGAGGATCTTCAACACCTACGGTCCGCGCATGCAGACCAATGACGGCCGCGTCGTCTCCAATTTCATCGTTCAGGCGCTTCGCAACGAGCCGATCACCATCTTCGGCGACGGCAGGCAAACACGGTCGTTCTGCTATGTGGACGACCTGATCGACGGCTTTATCCGTTTGATGGCAGCGCCCGCTGGGGTTACAGGCCCGATCAATCTCGGCAACCCCGGAGAATTCCAGGTGCGTGAACTGGCGGAAATGGTGATCGAAATGACTGGATCGAAGTCCGGCATCGTCTTCAAGGCACTGCCAATTGACGATCCGACACAGCGCAAGCCCGACATCAGCCGCGCAACGCAACAGCTGGGCTGGCAGCCGAAGGTGAACCTTCGTGAGGGGCTTGAAAGAACGATCGCGTATTTCGACTGGAAGCTTTCCGGCGGCGCCAGGAGCACGCCAGGCGTCCAGTTCGCGCGAACGGCTCACACCATGCCTGCCCCGGCCGTCGGCCTTCCTGTTCAGGAAGCCATATCAATCGGGCCGTGAACGGCAATGCCGATCTTTGCAGGGCGAAGCTTTTGTTCTTTCGATGGGATGGTGCCGGAAATATGAATGTGCATAGCATACCAACAGGAGCCGCCCCTGCGGGTGCAAATGAGCGGTTGGGGCCCATCGTCTTTGCGGTCGATGCGGCCTACGCCGTTCCCTTGGCGACCGCCCTCAGGTCGGTCGCCGAGAACAACCAAAGCGCATGGCCCTTAGACATCCATGTCATTCATCAGGGAATAGACGAAGAAACAAAGCGGCTGATCTTTGAATCTCTGCCGGCAAGGTCTGCAGTCATTCAGTGGCACCCCATCGCCACATTGTCCTTCGCAAGCGGATTTTCCACTCGTCCTGGGGTTTCCAGGATGACCTTCGCAAGGATCCTTCTGCCGCAGTTCCTTCCGCAGACCTGCAGCCGGGCTCTGTATCTGGATGGCGACATTCTGGTTCTGGGTGCGCTTGAGAATTTGTGGAACATCGATCTCGGCGAGGCAGTGATCGGCGCCGTGCCGGACTACTGGCTGGACAATGTTGTGAAGAACGGACCTGGTGCAACGGGCGGCGCTCGGGTCAAACGTTATTTCAACGCCGGCATTCTTCTTATCGACCTTGCAAAATGGCGAAACGAGCGGATATCGGAACGATCGCTGGACTATCTCGATCGCTTTCCGACGACGGAATATTCCGATCAGGACGCTCTGAACGTTGCCTGCGACGGAAAGTGGAAGATACTGGACCGCGCCTGGAATTTTCAGTTCGAGCCAACGCAGGCGATTGCCCGCATCGCACTCGAGCAGAAGGTCGCGATCGTTCATTTCGTCACCAACGTGAAGCCCTGGAAATCAGGAAGCCTGAGCCCGAACGTCGCCTTCTACGATGCGTTTCGGTCCCGGACCCGTTTTGCGCTGACCCGTTGGGAGCGCGCTCGGAGTGGCTTGAAGCGTGCAGGCGCCCGACTGCTTGCCCGATCCGCCTTGTTGAGAGCTGCATGGTCCTGCACGAAATCGGCAGGCGCACGTCTCAACGTCGCGCGAATGAACCGGGGAGCGAAGAACGCTTGAGAGCGAGACGATGCCGAGTTTGGGTCCCGTGAAATGCTCCGAACGAAACGACTTGCCTGCGGAGGAATAGGTTTGCAACGCGTTGATATCGTCATTCCCTGTTACAACTACGCTCGTTTCCTGCAGGAATGTGTTGGAAGTGTTCTTTCGCAAGCCGGCGTCGATGTGCGGGTGCTTATTCTGGATGACTGCTCGCCGGACAATACGCCGGAAGTCGGAAAGGCTCTGGCATCCCGGGACAATCGCGTCACCTATCGACGGCAAACGGAAAACAAGGGCCACATCGCCACCTATAATGCGGGAATTGAGTG from Rhizobium lentis carries:
- a CDS encoding UDP-glucuronic acid decarboxylase family protein → MHGQKRIMVTGGTGFLGSFLCERLLREGNDVLCVDNYYTGSRDNVLHLLDDPRFEVLRHDITFPLYVEVDEIYNLACPASPVHYQHDPVQTVKTNVHGAINMLGLAKRTKAKIFQASTSEVYGDPAVHPQPEEYRGSVSPIGPRACYDEGKRCAETLFFDYHRQYGVEIRVARIFNTYGPRMQTNDGRVVSNFIVQALRNEPITIFGDGRQTRSFCYVDDLIDGFIRLMAAPAGVTGPINLGNPGEFQVRELAEMVIEMTGSKSGIVFKALPIDDPTQRKPDISRATQQLGWQPKVNLREGLERTIAYFDWKLSGGARSTPGVQFARTAHTMPAPAVGLPVQEAISIGP
- a CDS encoding glycosyltransferase family 8 protein, yielding MNVHSIPTGAAPAGANERLGPIVFAVDAAYAVPLATALRSVAENNQSAWPLDIHVIHQGIDEETKRLIFESLPARSAVIQWHPIATLSFASGFSTRPGVSRMTFARILLPQFLPQTCSRALYLDGDILVLGALENLWNIDLGEAVIGAVPDYWLDNVVKNGPGATGGARVKRYFNAGILLIDLAKWRNERISERSLDYLDRFPTTEYSDQDALNVACDGKWKILDRAWNFQFEPTQAIARIALEQKVAIVHFVTNVKPWKSGSLSPNVAFYDAFRSRTRFALTRWERARSGLKRAGARLLARSALLRAAWSCTKSAGARLNVARMNRGAKNA